The Ovis aries strain OAR_USU_Benz2616 breed Rambouillet chromosome 11, ARS-UI_Ramb_v3.0, whole genome shotgun sequence genome window below encodes:
- the SOCS3 gene encoding suppressor of cytokine signaling 3: MVTHSKFPAAGMSRPLDASLRLKTFSSKSEYQLVVNAVRKLQESGFYWSTVTGGEANLLLSAEPAGTFLIRDSSDQRHFFTLSVKTQSGTKNLRIQCEGGSFSLQSDPRSTQPVPRFDCVLKLVHHYMPAAGAPSFSPPPAEPSSSPSSEVPEQPPAQPLPGSPPRRAYYIYSGGEKIPLVLSRPLSSNVATLQHLCRKTVNGHLDSYEKVTQLPGPIREFLDQYDAPL; the protein is encoded by the coding sequence ATGGTCACCCACAGCAAGTTCCCCGCCGCCGGGATGAGCCGCCCCCTGGACGCCAGCCTGCGCCTCAAGACCTTCAGCTCCAAGAGCGAGTACCAGCTGGTGGTGAACGCAGTGCGCAAGCTGCAGGAGAGCGGCTTTTACTGGAGCACCGTGACGGGCGGCGAAGCGAACTTGCTGCTGAGCGCCGAGCCCGCGGGGACCTTCCTCATCCGCGACAGCTCGGACCAGCGCCACTTCTTCACCCTCAGCGTCAAGACCCAGTCGGGGACCAAGAACCTGCGCATCCAGTGCGAGGGGGGCAGCTTCTCTCTGCAGAGCGACCCCCGGAGCACGCAGCCCGTGCCCCGCTTCGACTGCGTGCTCAAGCTGGTGCATCACTACATGCCCGCCGCCGGCGCCCCCTCGTTCTCCCCGCCCCCCGCTGAACCCTCCTCCTCGCCCTCCTCCGAGGTGCCCGAGCAGCCACCGGCCCAGCCGCTCCCCGGGAGCCCCCCCAGGAGAGCCTATTACATTTACTCGGGGGGCGAGAAGATCCCTCTGGTGTTGAGCCGGCCCCTCTCCTCCAACGTGGCCACTCTCCAACATCTCTGTCGGAAGACCGTCAACGGCCACCTGGACTCCTACGAGAAAGTCACGCAGCTGCCTGGGCCCATTCGGGAGTTCCTGGACCAGTACGATGCCCCGCTTTAG